atagttcggccaagggtctcccgaCAGGGAGAGTGACCTCAACGAGTTTACCACGGCTCGGAgtccatggccggggacgaatccaacggttcggcaacatgGGTCTCGGAGGAGGtcaagtcagtattcggctctatcgcagtcgagtgtgcggcctccgtggcggggtccatccacccgtcctcagatggtgcaatttgttccggattgagggccggagtagttgcaggtgtgatctcccgaacactgttcaacggcagagctaaatcatgctcgtcgtgattgtgtggcgcacctgacatgggctcgaatccgtcgaaggtcaagtctccgtggatgtcggcagtatagttcaagtttccaaacttgacctgatggccaggggcgtagctctcgatctgctccagatggccaagtgagttggcccgcagtacgaggccgccgaatacgaagatttgtccggggaggaaagcctcaccctggattgcatcgttgccgaggccatcaagccttatggtgacggcacagtggaactctcaatgaaagcaccaatgtcggtgtcaaaaccggcggatctcgggtagggggtcccgaactgtgcgtctaaggcggatggtaacaggaggcaggggacacgatgtttacccaggttcgggccctctcgatggaggtaataccctacttcctgcttgattgatcttgatgatatgagtattacaagagttgatctaccacgagatcgtagaggctaaaccctagaagctagcctatggtatgattgttgttgtcctacggactaaaccctccggtttatatagacaccgaagggggctagggttacccagagtcggttacaaggaaggagatctacatatccatattgccaagcttgccttccacgccaaggagagtcccatccggacacgggacgaagtcttcaatcttgtatcttcatagtccaacaatccggccaaaggatatagtccggctgtccgaggaccccctaatccaggacgccctcagttaacacgggctggaaacggccgacggaataatgggtcgttaatggctataaagcgatacactgttcattataggcaagtttcatctcgggcctttaatgggccgagagttacaaagggcctcatatgggccgaaagacatcatgggccataaatgggccggaagttacaacgggttggaatcatattggacgacccagatgaagctactggacttaattccgataggccgtaacagGCCGTAAATGGGGTATATACGAACAAGCCGTTAATAGGCtctccgtgggccggcccgttaccttttgaccaagtcaaatgggccgaccttttcaccggaatgggcctctgttgggccgtgccacgtgtcgatgtatcataggcgcctcctgtccaatgagtggatgacatctgtcccaacagtgagccaacacgtgtttcctctggccaatgagaattttacacgtggaaaatacccattggtccgggctgttaacgggttatcggatccaaaaccggacccgacagcttaacggcgacctgttatggtggatgccacgtgtcggtcacccttcacaaaagcacttctatgacgtgcgatttatcgtcatggaagtggacacttccgtgatgataattttggtaatgtcatggaacacttctacgacagcacaggtatgactatcttgattctgtcataaaatcatcatggatgtacatgcatgccagaaaacgtgacctactatgagaaacacgtatcatcacggaagtgtatctTTTTTGTAGTGTGCTCATGGAGCCGCTGGAAGACTTGTCGCAGCAGGTTGACGTGTTCCTCTAGAGTGGCGCTGTGGACCAAGATATCGTCAATGAAGACGAGGACGCCGTGGCGATTGAGAGGCCCGAGCACTATGTGCATTCCTCCCTGGAATGTGGATGGACCACCCGTGAGTCCATATGCCAGCACTCGAAACTCGTAGTCTCCGTTGTGGGTCTGGAAGGCAGTCTTGTGATCATCCTCTGGTCTCATGCGTATTTGGTGGTATCCCGCACGCAGGTCAAGGCTGGTGAAGAACTTGGAATCGGCGAGCTCATCCAGCAACTCATCGATGATTGGCAGGGGTAGCGGTTCTTTACTGTCATTGCATTCAGGTGGCGATAGTCCACACAAAAATGCCAGGTGAGGTCCTTCTTCTGAACGAGCAGGACTGGAGACGCGAATGGACTGGAGCTCGGCACAACGATGCCTTGGGCGAGCATGTCGGCCACTTGACGCTCTACTTCGTCCTTTTGTGCCGGGCTGTAGCGGTACGGTATGATGTTGACCGGCTTCGCTCCGGGAAGAAGAGGAATTGTGTGGTCGAATGCACGTTGTGGTGGCAGCCCTCGGGGTTCTGCGAACAGGTGATCATACTCCTTGAGCAGCTCTGCCACTGCACCCGGAACGGGCAACTCTGTGGCTTTGACCTCTCCTTCAGCCACTGTGCACAGGTGAATAACCCACGCCTCGCCCGAACGCTGCAAAAGGCTGTCTAGTTCGTTGCTGGCATTGGGTGGTGTCAGCTCGTGCCCCTTGCAGTTGGACTCGTGCCCCGTTGTAGTCGAAGATCATGGTCTTCTCTCCCTAGTGGACGTTCATCGGACTGTGCTGGGCTAGCCAGTCAATGCCCAGAATCATGTCGTAGCATCCCAAGGGAAGAACCTTGAGGTCGGTGTGGAAGGTCACCCCTTGGGTTCGCCATGGACATGTCGGTAGCTCCCAGTTGCACTGCAGCACGCCTCCATTGGCCACACGCACAACCATGGTGTAGTCGCACGCCTTCATGCCACTCAGTTGCTCAGCCAGGGGACTCGCAGATGAAGCTGTGCGAGGAGCCCGAATCGACGAGCATCAACACCTCTAGGTCTTGTACCCATCCATGTAGGCGCATAGTTGTGGCAGATTCTTCCCCTTCGACGGCTTCCTTGGATATGACACAACAATAGGCGTCGGCGTCGCTTGCCGCGGACCCAAGCGGTGTGTGCTCGCCGGCGGTAGGTGGTTCGCCTCGCATCATGTCGATCAGCTCTTCCATGACGTGGAGCAGGACCGTTGGCTTGCAGCGGTGGTCACGCTCTCACCACTCTCCGCAAGTGAAGCAGAGACCCTGCGCCTAGCGGTACGCGCGGAGTGCTGCGACTCGGTCCTCCGACGGGGCGTGCGCCGCCTTGATGGCACGGCGGCCGCGCTACGCGTGTCCGGTGGCGCTGAAGGCTTGGGCGGTGCTGAGGACGGTGGAGGAGGAAGCGGCAAGGCCGTCCGGGGCACTGGCCGCGCGGCCGTGGCTGGAGTGTACCGGCGATCCTCACGCTTTTCCTCTCTACGCATCGCCTCCATCACCTCTTCCTGCAGACAAGCAAGATCGACAGCAGTATCGAGTGTTTTCGGACGATGCAACACCACAGCTGCACGAATTTCTTTCTGCAGCCCGTCAATGAAATGAGTAATGAAGTAGGTAGGCTCCCAAGACGCATGATGAGCCATAAGATTATGCATAAACTGAGTAAATTTTTCTGCATATTCGGTCACAATCCCATTCTGCCGCAGCCTGTTGAACTCGCGCAACAGAGATTGGAATTCCTCCCGCCCGAATTGCTCACAAACTGCATTAGCAAACCCCTCCCACTCCTGGTAAACTAGATGAGCTTTGGTGGATTGTAACCATGATAGCGCCCCGTCAATGAAATACATCGCGGCGCAGCTCACCCACGTATCCGGACTCAAAGTGCAAACGCGAAAATATGCCTCGCATTTCAGACGCCATGCGCGTGCTCCATCACCATTGAACAGGGAAATTCTAGGCGCGGTGGCGGGGGATAACGAGAAAAGCCGAACCCCCTTTCCCCCGCGTACGAACTCTCACCGAACGGCAGATGGGAATCGAACGTACCCGTGACCGGAGGCGCCCGCGGGGATCGGTACCACGGTGACATCCCCCAGTGATCTGTAGTCCCGCCTTGGCCAATTGGCCTGTGGTTGCCGCCACCTTGCACTTGCGGCCCCTCTGGTGGCCACGCGAGATTGGCCTCCGCCACCAGAGGGATCAAGGGCGGCAGATCGAGCAGCCTCATCGGTGGCGAAGGAGATGGATGTGGCGGAAGGGGAGCCGCCGGCGCGCCCTCCCGCTCTTGCCCTTGTCTTGCAGCAGCCCTCGCAGATCACCCACTTCCGCGCGGAGCTCGTCAACCGACCGCTCGATCGCCGGCTTCCATCCCTGGAGATCGAGCACGACGGGGTGGATCGTGTCGATCTTCGCCGACATCGCCGAGATGGCCGCCGTCAGGTCCACAATGGCCTTGGTTTGCTCCTCCCTCGTGGTCGCCTTGCCGTGCCTCGTCTGGATAATCGACGGAAATCGACCGGCCAGCTTGTGCTGATCGAAAGGAAGGTGGTGGGTAAAAGGCTCTGATTACCAAATGTTACGACCGGGGTTCGATCTAAATCCACGAGATCCGATTACAAGAATTTGCTGGTAGGTAGTAGGGTTCTAAACCAAAGAAAGGGAAATTGGGGATAAGgatagccgccgccgccaggtTCGTCTCGTCTCTGCCTGCCTTCACTCCTCTCCACACCTGCTTAAGTATCAGCTAGGTGGTGTACTGGTGGGCTGGATAGCGGTTGTTGTGCCTTCGGTTGCGTTTCATTGGGCTTTGTGtcccctcctcttgtggcccgctgacAGGGATCATAACAACACGACACGACCCTTGCGGGAGCCCCCGCAAGGGGTACCTCTTAATTAGTTGCTCTCTAAAACGAAATTGCCATCGCCAGTTTCTCCAGTGAAGAaggtttttttttgcggggttcCAGTGAAGAAGGTTAACTGTGCTTCATGTGGGCCGTCTTTATTTATACAAGCAGTTTAGCATAAACTGCTTCATGACAAGATTGTTCATATTCGCTCaaacaaaaaaggaaagaaagaagattGTTCATCACAAAACGATGAAGAGAGCTGAACAGTGGGTTAAAAAAACAGAACTGAACCATGCAGGCGTCGATATTCCCATACACCGATACACGACACGTTTGCTTACTGACGCATGGCCTTGAGAATAGGCGGGTGCCCGTACGGGCCCCAGAGCCAACCGGCGGCGATGCGCTCGTACGCCGGCTCCGTCAGGTGGATGCCGTCCCAGTTGACGTGCGCGGCGGGGTTAGCGCACGCGGTCGCGCCGGGAAACCCGCACGCCGCCGTCATGTTGTAGTTGTACGGCCCGCCGGCGCCACAGCAAACCCGGAGCTTCGACGAAGCACTGAACCCTGCAACGTCAGTGCCGCCCGGCATTAGCAACTGCCATAAATTAAAAATGGAAAAACGAAGTTGACAATTCTAAGTTAAAAAAGTATACAACTACTCGGCTGGCACGATTTGTTTAAGAATGGGCGGATCGATCGACCGGCTCGGTCCTCGACTCAAATTTTTGGGATCTGCATCTGGTATAGGAGGCGTTTACTTTCACGACAGCTACATTCTACTGGCTGCTTACGTGCAGTTAGATCCGAGCAAGCAATTCTTGACTTCTCGTCGTGGTCATGGAACTGATGCACTCTAACCTAGGGCGCCGTAACGCTTACCGAACTTCTTTGGTTTCTTGAGGAAGTCGATGAGCGGCGCGTAGTAGTCGGCGTAGACGATCTTCGCCGCGGGGTACTTGATCCGGAGCCGATACAGGGCCTCGAACAGCACTCCGTTGTGGTAGCGCGCGAGCGCGTTGTATTTTCTGAGGCACCCGGTCCGGCGGTCGTAGTGCCGCTTGTTGGGGCTCGCGTACAGCGTCAGGACGATGGGAATGCACCCCGTCGGCAGCTGCCCCGGCACCACCACGTACCTCGCTCCCTCCTTGAGCACCGCCTGCAAGTGCAAAGCAACGCCGATCGAAAGATCAAGCTGCAGCGAGTTCATTTGGTATGTACGTAATTCTATTTGTCATGTGCTGCTACGGTAGTGTACCTCGGCGCCAAAGGACGATACCGATGAAATCCATGGTGATGCGGCCATTGGAGGCTCGGCCGGTGGGGCGGCCAAAGAAGGTCTCGCCGTAGGGGAGGTTGTTGAAGGGGATGACCTGGAACACCGGCGCGGCGAGCTTGACAAAGTTGCCGGTGTCGGCGTACGAGTTGCCGAAGCTGAAGATGGAGTGGATCGAGGGACGACCAGGGTGTGCCTGAGCGTAATGCACGCAGGCgaggagaggaaggaggaagaAGGCTACGCACTTTGACGCTGAGTGCCGCTCCATAGTTTTGGCGCAGTGTGTCAACTAGTCGGCAAGCTATGCTATTGCTATGTGGCGGAAATGCCCAAGTACATATATAGCGCCCTTTGCTTGTATCGTCGATTCTCATTCACCGCGGCTGTCGAGACTCGAGAGTGGACAGGTTTACTTGGATTTCTTGAACAAGGCAAGCCTTTCCGCCTTGTCCCAATGGTGTACCAACCTCTTGCCCTTGTTTTTGAGTCTTTTACGGTGCATCCGGTCGAAATGGACCGTCCAGATCCAATGCAATATACTGGCGTCATGTGTATTATACGAACATCCGAGGGGCATTTTTGAAAAGAAAAAAATTTCAAACAGACCAGGTGTTTCCTCTCAAAATTTTCAAATGTATTCTCGGTACAAATTTTAGGGGTATTTTTGGTACGATTTTTATATAGTTCATCCCCGTTACTGCAAGTCCCTCGTCGCTAGGGTTTGACTCCTCGCCGGCGGTAGGGTTTCATCCCTCGCCGGCAAGATGGAGCCGCGCGTCGCGCCCCTCCCTCGCTCCACCCCAATCCCCTCACACTCTCACACCTATTCACCGAAGAACAAGAGGTTGTCTGCCCTCACCGCGACGGCCGTCAACGAAGATTCGGCGCGATCCCGCCTCCCAGTCCtctatgcgtgtgtgtgtgtgtgtctatagcCACGAGGTGAGTCGATACCTCTTTTCCCTCCCCCATTGTTGTTTATGTCCTCTAGCTCGCCTCTCCGCCATGACCGCAACTTGCTCTGGCCATGCATCTCCTCTGAAGGCAAGGTGGGTGGGCATCTAGATGGACCATGTTCTCACTGCTGGCGGTGTACCGCATGACTAGATGAAGCCGACAGGCCTCGACGGCGAGCCCCATTCGTGCGACCTCATCCACATCACAGTCAGATCTACATATGTTCGGTTGTTGCATATCTACAATTATAGAACTAATTCAAGCTTTATTCTTTCAATTTTGCTGGTAGATGGGGCCTTGGATTTAGGGAGAGATAATCTATTAATTTTGGAGTGTCCTATAGACGATTCATAGGTTATGTTGCTCAATATTTATGATGCTCGCTTCTTCATGTGCAATAATTGGACTGGGGTCAACAGACTTGGGCATGTGGTTTATAAAAAAGTTAGATTCAAAAGGGATATCCACCATTTGAGGATTAATGTTAATTCTTATTATGATGTTTTAGCCTCGTTAAAGAGAGAGGAATGATCCTCGCAAAAACAGAGAGAGATGAATGAGCATCGGATTGTTAAAAATGTTGTGTTTGATTCTTTGATATTTAGTGATGTGCAACGTTTGTTAGCTGTATACATGTGACAAGGTGAGTACAAGTAGCAATTTTTTTATCTATTTTGCAGGGCTATGGCAAAACCTGCTATGTGATTCCCTAAGGCAGGATGGATGTACCATGGCTATCCCGCTGTGCTCCTGGAGGCGCCTACTTCCCCGGTGATCCCTTCAATTTAGCGCACGCCTTACCAtgtgttgggaaacatagtagaaaTCAAAAACATCGCACCTACGCACACCCAtgatcaatatgaagatgcattaCGGGTTGGGATCATGATCCTACCGTCACCGAGTTGCAATAGAAGAAGAACGtgtcggtgtagatcgtacttgaAGCCCCTCGAACCATTGATGAACGATCTTGCGAACCGCCCACGAACAGTCCCTCGAACAGAAGACCGAAAGCACatcctctctacttggttgcaagcgtgcaACCTTCATGACCCGGCAGTGCTTCGCCGTCTAGAGCTAATCATCACCgaagaattagagggaggagattaaaccacactgggcttctaattatgaggattcgAAGATTTAGGTCTAGCGCTAATTAGATCAACTATGATCAAttagaactagaactagaggaAGGAGGCTCCGAAAACTTGTGTATCTCAATAGAGCAAAAACccgtatatataggttggagggaaGGGAGAGGGCAGCCACCAAGGAGGGAACGCCCCTCCTTTGTGCGCCGGCCTAGGGAGGAGTTGGACTCCTCAACTCCTCCCATAGTAGgattcacccccccccccaccaccacacacacacacacacaaggataggggggcgccacctccacttgggcccttGTGGCCCAAGTTGCCTTCTCCGGTTTGGCCTTTTAAGACCCGTTGaaattaaattaaatataaaagccTTCTAATAAATATTAGACCCTTTTATATATAATTTAACCGTTCTGGAAatattttccacctatatattattTTTCGGTGATACCCGACATTACTTGATATTTTctgaaacccttccggtgacccccAAATGCTTTCGGATCCGCTCGAAACTATTTTGAATATTTATGAAACAATTCCACAATTATATTCTCATCACCCCCATCCTAATAACACTCAGCAGATTGTGATTTCCTTAAGCTTGTTACCCCGTAGGTTCGGTAACTCATAGACATGAAAGAAACcccttcgttcaatgaccgatagcggaaccGTGGACGTCCATATCGATCTCTATGAGCACATGAATGATATTCGACTGagcctttggttatcatgtgatgttacCTTTGCTTTGCGATACTTCACAAAACCGGGGATGCATCCGTATCCCCCTGAGTCATCACATGCTCACTATACTGTTaccctcgttaccggttttgttcttctttctcattGTCGTGTTCCAGCATCCCCGTGATGTAGTCACCTGTGGTTGGCCAAAGAATGATGGATGCcatcacaccgagagggccctatgaatatctctccatcgtcggaggagcaaatcccactctcaagctatctagtcccttgtcaaactttctgATGAGCCTTTAAGTTGtcgttagagcatctccagccgttggcccccacAGGAGGCATAAAAATCGCCCTCTGGGGCGAGCCGGCGATACAATCGGCGCTGGGGGCGGTTGGGCATCCAGCCGTCGCCCCCAGACGCCGATATTGGCCCAATTTTTGGCCCACTTTCGGCGAATAAAGGGCCCATATGAGGGAGAATAGgcccatattcggcgtggttcGTCGTGGCTCGGCGTTCAACTATCaacataaatatttttttatcacatagttcatcagagaaaatcaaatagttcaacaaaatagtgcaacaacaaatagttcaatacaaattatatagttcaacaaataaaaactcatatttcatcacacgtcgcgcccggcgtcgcccttgagcctccataggtgctccaccagatcctgctgcagttgatgatgcacctgtgggtctcggatctcctgacacatactgaggtaggcagtccaggttgccggtagctggtgatcaacttcggctagaggaccctgcctatagtatggttcagtgtcaaacgCTGGCTCTTCTTGCTcgctctcgatgatcatgttgtgcaagatgacacatcaagtcatgatctcccacatttgatctttcgaccaggtctgagcagggtaccggacaacagcaaatcaagattgaagcacaccaaatgcccgctcgacatccttccggcaagcctcctgcaccttggcaaagtgggacttcttgcctcctggcacatCGTTTGAAatagtcttcacaaatgtagaccatctcagatagatgccatcagctaggtagtaccccttgttgtagtgccgcccattgacctcgaagttcaccggaggagaatgaccttcaacaagcttggcaaagacaggggagcactgcaacacgttgatgtcattgtgagttcctggcataccaaaggagtgccaaatccggaggtcctgtgtggccaccgcctcaagtaccacactgcaaccgcctttggcgcctttgtacatcccctgccaagcaaatgggcagtccttccatttccaatgcatgcagtcgatgcttccaagcatcccaggaaatcctcttgctacattctgtgctaggatccgagcagtgcCTTCTGCATTGGGTGTTctcaagtattgcggtccaaacactgccaccactgctCGACAGAACTTGTGGAAACACTCAATggtggtggactcggccatgcgcccatagtcgtcgagtgaatcaccgggagctctgtatgcaagcatcctcatcgctgtcgtgcacttctggatcaaggtgaatccaagtttgccAGTGCAATCCAACTGATCGAATGAAAGTACAGTGGGGTTTTACGCCCAAACTGCGAGTGTCGTGTTCTCCTCAGGGACTAGGCAACGACAACTATGCTCGGCTAAAGCTAGATAACATAATTAGGGTGATGATCGTAAGAAAATATAAACCTAAAATAACTAAGATTGTTTCCGAAAATCGGCGACAAAGTAAACGAAAAGAAGCAAAGGGAGATTCAGATTATACTCTCTGTCTTTTTGGTATTATTTTCTTATTTGCATGAGAAACTAAAACAGTAACACAAAGGGAACAACAGGACATGGACACATATAGCAGAATGGAAATGGGTCACATTACAAACATATTTGTCACAGAGACGAAGCTATCACAGAGACTGCAAATTAAAACACACACAAAGTTAACTAGTACTGGAAGTTATTTGTCACAGAGACGAAGCTATCACAGAGACTGCAAATTAAAACACACACAAAGTTAACTAGTACTGGAAGTTAACTAGTACAGGGGACTAGTACACAAGGTGAACACACATATATGCTAGCAGACCAGTAATTCACAGATCAAATCAAAACATACCAAATATTGTCCAAACAACTAGACATTAACTAGTCAGAGCGCATAATAAAATGCACTATATTTCACAAGTACGAAACCGAACAATTGTCAGGTTGCAAGCTCTTATCAAATCTGAATATTACATGCACTAAACATCTCAATTCTGAATATTCCAAAGTACTGAACAATAAACTTCTCAAGATTACAGAAATTTGAGatcggagagagagagagagagagagagagagagaagcagcAAGTTGGAGAAGAGCAGCAGCAGTTTTCTGGTTCAGAGAAGATTAGGAGGAGCAGCGGAGAGATAGCAGCAGCGGTAGGGGAGGAAGAGAGAAGGCGCAGCAGCAGGTGAGGGAGATTCAGGGCAGCAGCAAGGCGATGGAGAGAGGGAGTAGTAGCAGCAGGAGGTCGAGGGGAAGAAGAAGCAGGGCGAGGCAGGGTTGCGCGGGCTGGAGGGAGGCACTGGATGTGGTGGTGCTGTGGCTGCGGCGCCGTGGTGTTGGAGGTGGTGATGCGGCGGCTGGTAGAGAGGGCGCGGTGGATGGCTGGAAGGCGCACCGC
The Aegilops tauschii subsp. strangulata cultivar AL8/78 chromosome 3, Aet v6.0, whole genome shotgun sequence genome window above contains:
- the LOC109773650 gene encoding GDSL esterase/lipase At1g28600 yields the protein MAASPWISSVSSFGAEAVLKEGARYVVVPGQLPTGCIPIVLTLYASPNKRHYDRRTGCLRKYNALARYHNGVLFEALYRLRIKYPAAKIVYADYYAPLIDFLKKPKKFGFSASSKLRVCCGAGGPYNYNMTAACGFPGATACANPAAHVNWDGIHLTEPAYERIAAGWLWGPYGHPPILKAMRQ